One segment of Triticum aestivum cultivar Chinese Spring chromosome 2A, IWGSC CS RefSeq v2.1, whole genome shotgun sequence DNA contains the following:
- the LOC123184816 gene encoding berberine bridge enzyme-like Cyn d 4, giving the protein MQSSMAPSRIMALLAMLLVSRLFFCSQASSDGFLACLTASVPEQLLFTRSSPSFASVLASSVRNRRFLTQATVRPICIVTAMNASHVQAAVVCGRRHGVRLRVRSGGHDYEGLSFRSTRLETFAVIDLAGLRSVRVSLGSPREEAPSTAWVDSGATLGELYHAIGKASDRLAFPAGLCPTVGVGGHLSGGGFGMLLRKHGLAADHVVDATLVDAEGRVLDRDAMGQDVFWAIRGGGGGGSFGIVLSWQVKLVAVPPAVTAFTIPKSVEQGAVDILTKWQEVAPALPDDLFVRVLVQRQVAKFQALYLGTCDALLPVMRHRFPELGVNHKHCKEMTWLQSVPYVYLGGDATVEDILNRTDPVDTTSSKATSDYVRHAIASDVWEEIFATWLARPDAGLMILDPYGGSIAGVPESATPFSHRAGVLYNVQYMNFWGGGGGDGAAQKRWIRDMYAFMEPHVSKNPREAYVNYRDLDLGTNVVVGNVTSYEAGKVWGEKYYKDNFRRLAMAKRQIDPDDYFRNEQSIPPLDADEQPLIMRDVAPKGYANPISSNRFDIFGCVGICLVYVRRKYRLKS; this is encoded by the coding sequence ATGCAGAGCTCGATGGCCCCGTCCCGTATCATGGCGCTGCTAGCAATGCTCTTGGTCTCTCGCTTGTTCTTCTGCTCCCAAGCTTCCTCCGATGGCTTCCTCGCGTGCCTCACGGCGTCCGTGCCCGAGCAGCTCCTCTTCACCCGGAGCTCGCCGTCGTTCGCGTCGGTCCTGGCGTCCTCCGTTCGGAACCGCAGGTTCCTCACGCAGGCGACGGTGCGGCCGATCTGCATTGTTACGGCGATGAACGCCTCGCACGTCCAGGCCGCCGTCGTGTGCGGCCGCCGGCACGGCGTCCGCCTCCGTGTGCGCAGCGGCGGGCACGACTACGAGGGCCTCTCGTTCAGGTCTACGCGCCTCGAGACATTCGCCGTGATTGACCTCGCCGGCCTCCGCTCCGTGCGCGTCAGCCTTGGCAGCCCGCGGGAGGAAGCGCCATCCACCGCGTGGGTGGACTCCGGCGCGACGCTCGGGGAGCTGTATCATGCTATCGGGAAGGCGAGTGACCGGCTGGCGTTCCCAGCGGGCCTGTGCCCGACGGTGGGCGTCGGCGGACATCtcagcggcggcggcttcggcatgCTGCTGCGCAAGCATGGCCTGGCCGCCGACCACGTCGTGGACGCCACGCTTGTTGACGCCGAGGGGAGGGTCCTGGACAGGGACGCCATGGGCCAGGACGTCTTTTGGGccatccgcggcggcggcggcggcgggagcttcGGGATCGTGCTGTCGTGGCAGGTGAAGCTCGTGGCCGTGCCGCCGGCGGTCACCGCGTTCACGATCCCCAAGTCCGTCGAGCAGGGCGCCGTGGACATCCTCACCAAGTGGCAGGAGGTCGCGCCGGCTCTCCCTGACGACTTGTTCGTGAGGGTGCTCGTCCAACGACAGGTGGCCAAATTCCAGGCCCTATACCTAGGCACCTGCGACGCGCTCCTGCCGGTGATGCGCCACCGCTTCCCAGAGCTCGGCGTGAATCATAAGCACTGCAAGGAAATGACCTGGCTCCAGTCCGTGCCCTACGTCTACCTGGGCGGCGACGCCACCGTGGAGGACATCTTGAACCGGACCGACCCCGTGGACACCACCTCCAGCAAGGCCACGTCCGACTACGTCCGACATGCGATCGCCAGCGACGTGTGGGAGGAAATCTTCGCGACCTGGCTCGCGAGGCCGGACGCGGGGCTGATGATCCTGGACCCCTACGGCGGGAGCATCGCCGGCGTGCCGGAGTCCGCGACACCATTCTCACACCGCGCCGGCGTGCTGTATAACGTGCAGTACATGAACttctggggcggcggcggcggcgacggcgcggcgcaGAAGAGGTGGATCAGGGACATGTACGCGTTCATGGAGCCGCACGTGAGCAAGAACCCGAGGGAGGCGTACGTGAACTACAGGGACCTTGACCTCGGGACGAACGTGGTCGTCGGCAACGTCACCAGCTACGAGGCCGGCAAGGTCTGGGGCGAGAAGTACTACAAGGATAACTTCAGGAGGCTCGCCATGGCCAAGCGTCAGATAGACCCCGACGACTACTTCAGGAATGAGCAGAGCATCCCGCCGCTTGATGCTGACGAGCAACCACTGATCATGAGGGACGTGGCGCCTAAGGGTTACGCTAATCCTATTTCGTCGAATCGTTTTGACATATTTGGTTGTGTGGGTATCTGTCTTGTGTATGTTCGGCGAAAATACCGTTTAAAATCATGA